In Prionailurus viverrinus isolate Anna chromosome C2, UM_Priviv_1.0, whole genome shotgun sequence, one DNA window encodes the following:
- the FBXO40 gene encoding F-box only protein 40 gives MGRARKPLSGQHRHCEKCFDRHCHIPVEPDVSCLVINCHLSCGATFHMCKEAEHELLCPLEQVPCLNSEYGCPLSMSRHKLAKHLQVCPASVVCCSMEWNRWPNVDSETTLHENIMKETPSEECLDTALALQDQKVLFRSLKMVELFPETREPTREETTMNGEATWEEMGGAVGGVDARLVPHGSLSAANGEMVELSQEEREALAKTKEGMDLAKYDKWENIFSKEHAASALTSTSVNCDNNSRNNPGKEQVSSDNNMVREDDLQEKEKEPQEKQKQQDFNAVVEKTGLAPWQDGVLERLKTAVDAKDYNMYLVHNGRMLIHFGQMAACTPRERDFVYGKLEAQEVKTVYTFKVPVSYCGKRARIGDAMLSCKPSEHKAVDTSDLGITVEDLPKSDLIKTTLLCALERELKGHVISESRSIDGLFMDFATQTYNFEPEQFSSGTVLADLLTTDNPGGLHVELHSECVTRRHNKSSSAFTFTCNKFFRRDEFPLHFKNVHTDIQSCLNGWFQHRCPLAYLGCTFIQNHFRPPGQKAKVIYSQELKTFAIKPEVASELGERKKNNHLSGCGAKSQNSLTSLPLEVLQYIAGFLDSISLSQLSQVSVLMRNICATLLQERGMVLLQWKKKRYSHGGTSWRVHREIWQFSSLFSKVKSWEFNEVASMSEHLKACPFNIVEHKTDPVLLTSMCQLQEQPRETLVTTFRTRPRGRHTC, from the exons ATG GGTAGGGCACGCAAGCCTCTAAGTGGGCAGCACAGGCATTGTGAGAAATGCTTCGACCGTCACTGCCACATTCCTGTGGAGCCTGATGTCTCCTGTCTGGTGATAAACTGCCACCTGTCCTGTGGTGCTACCTTCCACATGTgcaaagaggcagagcatgagctcCTCTGCCCTCTGGAGCAGGTTCCATGCCTCAACTCTGAATATGGCTGCCCCCTTTCCATGTCCCGCCACAAGCTGGCCAAGCACTTGCAAGTGTGCCCTGCCAGTGTGGTCTGCTGCTCCATGGAGTGGAATCGCTGGCCAAACGTGGACTCTGAAACTACCCTTCATGAGAACATCATGAAAGAGACCCCCAGTGAGGAGTGTTTGGACACAGCCCTGGCCCTCCAGGACCAGAAGGTCCTTTTCAGATCTTTAAAAATGGTAGAACTTTTCCCAGAAACTAGAGAGCCCACTCGGGAGGAAACTACCATGAATGGTGAAGCCACTTGGGAGGAAATGGGAGGAGCAGTGGGTGGAGTGGATGCCCGTTTGGTACCACATGGGTCTCTGTCAGCAGCTAATGGAGAAATGGTAGAGCTGAGTCAAGAAGAACGAGAGGCATTAGCCAAAACCAAAGAAGGGATGGACCTGGCCAAGTATGACAAGTGGGAAAATATATTCAGCAAAGAGCATGCAGCCTCTGCTTTAACAAGTACATCAGTGAACTGTGACAACAATAGCAGGAACAACCCTGGAAAAGAACAGGTTTCCAGTGACAATAACATGGTAAGGGAGGATGATctccaagagaaagagaaagaaccacAGGAAAAACAGAAGCAGCAGGACTTTAATGCAGTCGTGGAAAAGACAGGGCTTGCCCCTTGGCAGGATGGTGTTCTGGAAAGACTGAAAACAGCTGTGGATGCAAAGGACTATAATATGTATCTGGTGCACAATGGGAGGATGCTTATTCACTTTGGTCAGATGGCTGCTTGTACGCCTAGGGAGAGAGACTTTGTTTATGGCAAACTTGAGGCTCAGGAAGTAAAGACTGTTTACACCTTCAAAGTTCCTGTGAGCTACTGTGGGAAGCGGGCTCGCATTGGAGATGCCATGTTGAGTTGTAAGCCAAGTGAACACAAGGCAGTAGATACTTCAGATTTAGGGATCACTGTGGAGGACCTGCCCAAATCAGATCTCATCAAAACCACCCTCCTGTGTGCTTTAGAAAGAGAACTTAAAGGTCATGTCATCTCTGAATCTAGGAGCATTGATGGGCTGTTTATGGATTTTGCTACACAGACATACAATTTTGAGCCAGAACAGTTTTCTTCTGGGACAGTGCTGGCTGACCTCCTAACCACTGACAACCCAGGGGGGCTCCACGTGGAACTCCACAGTGAGTGTGTGACCCGGAGACATAACAAAAGCAGCTCTGCCTTCACTTTCACTTGCAACAAATTCTTCAGGAGGGATGAATTTCCCTTACATTTCAAGAATGTCCACACAGACATTCAATCATGTCTCAATGGCTGGTTCCAGCATCGATGCCCTCTCGCCTACTTGGGATGTACTTTTATTCAAAACCATTTCCGTCCCCCAGGACAAAAGGCAAAAGTGATTTATAGTCAGGAGCTCAAGACCTTTGCCATCAAGCCAGAGGTTGCTTCAGAGCTGggtgagagaaagaagaacaaccATCTCTCAGGCTGTGGAGCAAAAAGCCAGAATTCTCTAACCAGCCTGCCCCTGGAGGTTTTGCAGTACATTGCTGGGTTCTTGGACAGCATCAGCCTGTCCCAGCTTTCCCAGGTATCTGTGCTGATGAGAAATATCTGTGCTACTTTGTTACAAGAGAGAGGGATGGTCCTCCTACAGTGGAAGAAGAAGAGGTATTCTCATGGAGGCACTTCCTGGAGAGTCCACAGAGAG ATCTGGCAATTCAGCAGCCTTTTCtccaaagtcaagagctgggaGTTTAATGAAGTTGCTTCCATGTCTGAACACCTGAAGGCCTGTCCTTTCAACATTGTAGAGCATAAGACTGACCCAGTTCTTCTGACCAGCATGTGTCAGCTCCAGGAGCAGCCCCGAGAAACCTTAGTCACCACCTTTAGAACCAGACCACGAGGAAGACACACTTGCTAA